One Apteryx mantelli isolate bAptMan1 chromosome 17, bAptMan1.hap1, whole genome shotgun sequence genomic window, GGACCCAAGGAAGGCCCGTGCAACCCAAACAACGCTCTTCCCGTGGAAGGTCACACCGCCGACGGCAGCGGAGGGTGGGAGGGCACAAGAGGGCTGCAGCTCCGGCCGCAACTCCCAAGAGGTCGGAAGTTGCTACAGAAATAACGGGAATCTCACATCTTTATCACGCGACACTGCAAAGCAAAGGCCAAAGAGCGTCTGAGGCAGGCCAAGAGCAGGGGCGTGCTGGCATTCCCTACAGACTGCATGGCACACGGAGCAGCTTGGAGCCACTGTGAGCAGGGTGACACTGCCGATAGGCCCACGCACAGGTAACGGAGGGTCGCAACCAGGTGTCCTGGGCTGCCCAAGGGATGTCAGGGAGACCGAGGGGTGAAGGAAGCGTGGCAGCGTGCAGGGaagagcagaggaggagatgggcacggAGCACCCTGCACCGCGTGCCAGGCTCGGTGCATTTTGCAGAGCACCGTGCACCGCATGCCACGCGCTGTGCGCCACGTAACGTGCGCTGCCCGCCGTGCGCCCTGCACCACTGACCGTGCACTGCCCGCTGGGCACTGCGCACCGTGCACCGagcaccctgcacccccccacGGTGCACCGAGCACCTTGCGCCTCCCACCTTGCACCGAGCACCTTGCACCGAGCACCGCCCGCCGGGCGCGCTGCAGCACCCGCCGCGCTCCGAGCGCGCTGCCCCAGCCGCTCGGTACCGAGCAGCGAGCACCGCCCGCGCTGTcacccgccggccgcggcccgggacGCGGAGCGGCGCCGGTGCCGAGCGGAgctggcggcagcggcagcgtccccccgccccttccccggccgcgcggccccgggccgggctggTCCCGCCGCACTCACCggagccgctgctgctgccgccgccgccgccgctgctgccgccgccggcccggagcggagcggcgcggcgcgagacGCGCCGACGTCACGCGCACGAGGGGCCGggagccccgccccctcgccccgccccgctccgccgcgccgcgccgcgcgcccacTGCGCCTGCGCGTCAGcacggcggcgggcagggcggggGTGTCTGCACCGGGCGGGGGGTGTCTGCACGGAGTGGGTGTGCGTGCACGGTGCGACACCGGGATGTCTGCACGGTGTGACACCGGGGTGTCTGCACGGGGGTGTGCATGCACGGTGTGACACCGGGGTGTCTGCATCGGGTGGGGGCTGTCTGCACGGAGGGTGTGCATGCACGGTGTGACACCGGGGTGTCTGCATGGTGGGGTGCATGCACAGGGGAGGTGCATGCACGGTGTGACACTGGGGTGTCTGCACGGGGGTGTCTGCACCGGGCGGGGGTGCATGCACAGTGTGCCATGGGGTATCTGCACAGGGGGTGCAGGAGTGCCCCCCGGGGTGTCTGCACGCATGTGCGTGCACAGCTGTGCCACGGGGGTGTCTGCACGGGCCAGTGCCTGGGGGGGCTGCCACGCAGAGAGGGCGTTTTGGACCAGGTTTTGGTCTCGCTTGTCGCAGGCTGCGGGGGGGTCCCGTGGCTGCTCCAGGCTGCTGGGTGAACCAGAAAGTGGGGCGAGCTTGGAGAGCTCACGAGGCGCGCAGCCGGGCTCGGCGGGAGGGCAGGGGCGCAGCCGCGCAGGAGGCCGTCCCAGCGGGGCGATGCAGCCCGGCCGCTCCTGGCCAGAGCTCGGGCCCGTAGCCAGGCTTCTCCATGGCCCCTGCAAACCCTCTCGGGCCTCCCCAGCCGCATCTGGCAGCGCGGGAGCAGCGAGCTTCCCCCTGCAGCACGGCCGCTGCTGCaggagcccccggccccgcgctccctgTGCAAGTGGCTGCTTCCCCCAGCCTCCCCCTGCCTGTCCCCGCTCCCGCTGGGGGGATTGTGTCCCGCCAGAGAATGATTCCCCCCGGGAAAATCCTCCTCCTCCGTGCTGCTCCACAGGCCTGGGGACGTGCACACACCAGACTCTCAGGCATCACTAGTCTTCTggtattttttaatttgcatcaCAGTGCAAAGTACCTGCCGTAACTGTGCAATATGCAAGGAAAGTgcagcggcggcgcgcggggcggcagccccggccgggcTCCCCGCTCAGTCGGAGGGCGCCTCGGGGGCGACGAAGGCGCctttctgctcccactgcatgtcCCTGATGCGCCGGATGGACTGGATCTGGGGCCGGTAGGCGGACCAGTCGTTCCAGTGCCGGAAGTTGCCGGTCTCAAAGAGGTACTGGTAGCCTCTGTAGCCGGGGTACTGGTACCCGACCCAGCTGTGGGCAGAGTGAGCAGAGCGCGCGTGAGAGAGGTGGCCGGGGGCTGGCCTGGCCGGCTGCACTCCGCTGGCCGCAGGGTTTAGTGCTGGGCTCCGGCTGCCCGGCCATGCTGTTGCGAGCCTCGTGCAGAGGCTGCCCGGCGTGCACCGAACATCCCTGCTGCAAAGCTGCCCCGCACGCTTTGCACCGGGGCACGTGCTCCCTGCACTGCACACAGTGCTCCATGCATGGCTTTGCACCGGGGCACGTGCTCCCTGCACCATGCACAGTGCTCCCTGCGTgcaagctcctgctgccccggtcCCCCGCACGGCCCCGTCCCCTGCTCTGGCCGCTTACGTCCCGTTGGGCACCTTCACGCTGCCCACGCGGTCGCAGAAGCCGTAAATCCAGAGGCTGGGCACGTCGTCCTCCTGGATCTCCATCGTGTTGCCCTTGAAGTCAGCGGACTCGAAGAGGGAGATTTGGTGGTCCTCGGCCTCCTGGGGATGGCAGAGGGGAAGCACTGGgctgagccgcggcggcggcggcagagccgGGCTTGGGTGCGGAGCCGGGCTCGGCGGGACGGCAGGTCCACACGCAGCGGTGCAGacggcgcccggcgccccgctcGGGGCCACTCACCATCCTGATGGGACGCATGGACATGAGGCGGTCGCTCCGGTAGCTGCTGGACCAGGTGTCCCAGCGCGGGTACTCGCCCCTCTCCAGGACGAACATCTCCCCGCGCAGATCGGCTTGCTCGTAGGCCACCCAGCTGCGGAGAGGGCAGGACGAGGGGCGCGAGGGCTCGGACGGCGCCCTGCAGACTCCTCTCCGCGCGCGCGGCACAGATcgctcccgcccgctgcgccccACTCACGGTCCGGCGGCGACGATGACGCTGCGCACGCGGTCGAAGCCGCGGTCGGCCAGGTTGAGGCACTCGCCGGTGAACTCCATCTGCCGGCCCTGGAAGTTCTCCTGCTCGAAGACGACCATCTGCGGGCGGAGGGCGGCTCGGGAGGCGGCGCCGCGGTGCCCGTGCCCGGCATCCCCGCcatccgcccgcccgcccgcgctccAGCCTCCGCCGGGGGTGTCCGCCGGGAGCAGCCGCAGCAGCGGCCGGGGGGCAGAGCAGCCCCGAAACCTGCGGCCGCCCGGGGGGATGCGGCGGCGAGGGCAGCACCATCGTGGTCTTCAGAGGAGGCTCCCTTTCCCTCGGCTGCTCGCGCTCTGCAGACACTGCCGCCGTCCCTCAGTCCGGGATCATGTGCCACCGTGTGGGACCAGGGCCGGGACCATGTGCCACCGCACGGGGTCAGGACTGGGAACATGTGCCACCATGTGGGACTGGGACCAGGACCATGTGCCACCATGCAGGACCGGGACCATCTGCCACCACGTGGGACCAGGACTGGGACTGGGACCAGGACCATGTGCCACCGCGTGGGACCAGGACGAGGACCACATGCCACCACGTGAAACCAGGAGCAGGACTGGGACCGTGTGCCACTGCGTGGGACCAGGACCAGCACCATGTGCCACCTCATGagaccaggaccaggactgggaccGGGACCATGTGCCACTGCATGGAACCAGGACGAGGACCACGTGCCACCACGCAGGACGGGGGCCGGCGAGCAGGGCTTACCCTGAAGGCCCCCTTGGAGGGCTCCTTGCCCTTGCTGTTGGTCACAGCAGCCGGGTCAGGGCCGGGGGCTGGTGCCGCGGCCGCCTTCTCCTTGTCCTCGGCAGTCTGGCCGGCAGCGGCGGTTTTCGTGCTCTCAGACATCGCGGCGTTCAGCTCAGGCCTGGAAAACGGCACGGAGCCGAGGTGGC contains:
- the CRYBB1 gene encoding beta-crystallin B1; the protein is MSESTKTAAAGQTAEDKEKAAAAPAPGPDPAAVTNSKGKEPSKGAFRMVVFEQENFQGRQMEFTGECLNLADRGFDRVRSVIVAAGPWVAYEQADLRGEMFVLERGEYPRWDTWSSSYRSDRLMSMRPIRMEAEDHQISLFESADFKGNTMEIQEDDVPSLWIYGFCDRVGSVKVPNGTWVGYQYPGYRGYQYLFETGNFRHWNDWSAYRPQIQSIRRIRDMQWEQKGAFVAPEAPSD